From Anopheles coluzzii chromosome 3, AcolN3, whole genome shotgun sequence, the proteins below share one genomic window:
- the LOC120959051 gene encoding origin recognition complex subunit 3 produces MDATNSVSKGVFVFKNGATRVKGRKKTQRCNSLLDTSTTKQHWFRMYKTNWERLRQMILKMQTSSYGKIIDDLLKFIESCQQTDTYEGFLPTAALLTGINQTDHLSQFEKLAEDIRNNTLSIVVLLPSRDGSSLKQAVETIVAKCIHGQQTDTAEEKPLRKNQLNLDVLHAWYTETHINCRVKPKLTIIIPDFELFNPLVLQDLILILDSYATTLPFVLVFGVATAISTIHNVLPYHVTSKIKLSIFQSEPSATNLNKILDEVLLTPFCPFHLSGKVFKLLLDIFLFYDFSVNGFIQGFKFAFLDHYFQQPINALSAIIDDADDLQAIINELTSAELEQIRQLPSFRPYVESLQNPQEVIDILTNDDYFKRSLTPMIMKVHNYWFTFHCALQILHTLVSDLPKAPLGRQLRELYCQCVSCDVTEQPEFKECMQLLSFLSKEEMLLKIKQVLDVVLQWVDRNDQLNIEGCLVYEVAPLEAMANGLAILSEELAVASHEQIDVDTQQDKQTLLSSQMGRQELREKLLTAAKHAKSESAATRAVGKIMDYFLGNIFQRHLHPPTGKKVPLIELFLYNDSSFIRRHIIGAPRAAVHTALNNPQFYTQCECCTLDESSCIIPSLPDLSIAYKLHLECGRMINLFDWLQAFRTVIDDVNSDGAEQQIDPVIQARFTRAVAELQFLGFIKTSKTKTDHVTRLTW; encoded by the exons ATGGATGCAACGAATTCAGTTTCGAAG GGGGTATTTGTGTTTAAAAATGGAGCAACGCGTGTCAAAGGACGTAAAAAGACCCAACGTTGTAACAGCCTCCTAGACACGAGCACAACAAAGCAGCATTGGTTTCGTATGTACAAAACGAACTGGGAACGTTTGCGACAAATGATACTGAAGATGCAAACAAGCAGCTATGGGAAAATTATCGATGACTTGTTGAAATTCATTGAAAGCTGCCAACAAACGGACACGTACGAGGGATTTCTTCCTACTGCGGCATTGCTTACTGGTATCAATCAAACCGACCATCTCTCCCAGTTCGAGAAGCTGGCCGAAGATATCCGCAACAACACACTCTCgattgttgtgctgctgccgtcCCGTGATGGATCCAGTCTTAAGCAGGCCGTGGAAACGATTGTTGCTAAATGCATACACGGCCAACAAACAGATACTGCAGAGGAGAAGCCGCTTCGTAAAAATCAGCTCAATCTGGACGTACTGCATGCATGGTACACTGAAACGCATATAAACTGTCGCGTTAAGCCAAAACTCACCATTATTATCCCAGACTTTGAACTGTTCAATCCGCTGGTTCTGCAAGATCTGATACTTATACTGGA TTCTTACGCAACAACGCTGCCGTTCGTGCTTGTATTTGGTGTGGCAACTGCTATTTCGACTATTCACAATGTACTGCCATATCATGTCACTAGCAAAATCAAGCTATCCATTTTTCAATCGGAACCATCGGCGACCAATCTCAACAAAATCCTGGACGAAGTTCTGCTAACACCTTTCTGCCCTTTTCATCTGTCCGGGAAAGTGTTTAAACTGCTTTTGGACATTTTCCTGTTTTACGATTTTTCCGTCAACGGTTTTATTCAGGGGTTCAAGTTCGCCTTCCTGGATCACTACTTTCAACAACCAATTAATGCGCTCAGTGCCATCATCGACGACGCAGACGATTTACAAGCAATCATCAACGAACTGACATCGGCCGAGCTGGAACAGATACGGCAGCTACCCTCATTCCGTCCTTATGTGGAATCTCTTCAAAATCCCCAGGAAGTCATCGACATCCTTACGAACGATGACTACTTCAAGCGATCTCTCACGCCAATGATAATGAAGGTGCATAACTATTGGTTTACTTTTCACTGCGCACTGCAAATACTGCATACACTTGTATCCGACCTTCCCAAGGCACCGTTGGGACGGCAACTCCGTGAGCTCTATTGTCAGTGTGTGTCTTGCGACGTTACTGAACAGCCCGAGTTCAAGGAATGCATGCAATTGCTATCGTTCCTGTCGAAGGAAGAAATGTTGTTGAAGATTAAACAGGTGCTGGATGTGGTGTTACAGTGGGTTGATCGGAACGATCAATTGAACATTGAAGGTTGCTTGGTGTACGAAGTAGCACCGTTGGAGGCAATGGCAAACGGTTTGGCGATACTATCCGAGGAGCTAGCAGTTGCTAGTCACGAACAAATCGACGTAGATACACAGCAGGACAAACAAACTCTACTGTCTAGCCAAATGGGACGCCAAGAGCTGCGGGAAAAGCTGCTGACGGCGGCGAAACATGCTAAAAGTGAATCTGCTGCCACCCGAGCTGTAGGCAAGATAATGGATTATTTTCTAGGCAATATCTTCCAACGACACCTTCACCCACCGACAGGCAAAAAAGTGCCATTAATTGAACTGTTTCTGTACAATGACAGTTCGTTCATTCGTCGGCACATCATTGGTGCTCCTAGGGCCGCAGTTCACACTGCTCTCAACAATCCCCAATTTTACACGCAATGTGAATGCTGCACTCTCGATGAATCCTCCTGCATTATCCCATCCTTGCCAGATCTTTCAATCGCATACAAACTCCACTTGGAGTGTGGTCGGATGATAAATCTGTTCGATTGGCTGCAAGCATTCCGTACCGTAATCGATGATGTCAACAGTGACGGTGCAGAACAACAGATCGATCCAGTAATTCA GGCTCGCTTCACTCGAGCAGTTGCGGAACTGCAGTTTCTAGGTTTTATAAAAAcatccaaaaccaaaaccgatCACGTCACAAGACTTACATGGTGA
- the LOC120955407 gene encoding transcription factor MafK isoform X2 — protein MPQEIKRERKTAQAPLSPCPIPDISDDELVSITVRDLNRTLKMRGLTREEIVRMKQRRRTLKNRGYAASCRIKRIEQKDELETEKSQEWRDMELMHEETGRLQEENDSLRNKYEALRKFALSKKIPLPPELDVL, from the exons ATGCCGCAGGAAATTAAACGGGAACGTAAAACTGCTCAG GCACCACTATCCCCCTGTCCCATCCCCGATATTAGTGACGATGAGCTGGTGTCGATTACGGTACGCGATCTCAATCGTACGCTTAAAATGAGAGGTCTAACCCGCGAGGAAATTGTGCGCATGAAGCAGCGGCGTCGTACGCTGAAAAATCGAGGATATGCCGCCAGCTGCCGCATAAAGCGCATCGAGCAGAAGGATGAACTGGAGACGGAAAAATCACAAGAATGGCGGGATATGGAGCTGATGCACGAGGAAACCGGTCGATTGCAGGAAGAGAACGATTCGCTCCGTAACAAATACGAGGCGTTGCGAAAGTTTGCTCTTTCGAAAAAGATTCCACTACCGCCGGAGCTTGACGTGCTGTGA
- the LOC120955407 gene encoding transcription factor MafK isoform X1, producing MPQEIKRERKTAQSMMRPKSIHWNEAPLSPCPIPDISDDELVSITVRDLNRTLKMRGLTREEIVRMKQRRRTLKNRGYAASCRIKRIEQKDELETEKSQEWRDMELMHEETGRLQEENDSLRNKYEALRKFALSKKIPLPPELDVL from the exons ATGCCGCAGGAAATTAAACGGGAACGTAAAACTGCTCAG TCAATGATGCGCCCGAAATCTATTCACTGGAATGAA GCACCACTATCCCCCTGTCCCATCCCCGATATTAGTGACGATGAGCTGGTGTCGATTACGGTACGCGATCTCAATCGTACGCTTAAAATGAGAGGTCTAACCCGCGAGGAAATTGTGCGCATGAAGCAGCGGCGTCGTACGCTGAAAAATCGAGGATATGCCGCCAGCTGCCGCATAAAGCGCATCGAGCAGAAGGATGAACTGGAGACGGAAAAATCACAAGAATGGCGGGATATGGAGCTGATGCACGAGGAAACCGGTCGATTGCAGGAAGAGAACGATTCGCTCCGTAACAAATACGAGGCGTTGCGAAAGTTTGCTCTTTCGAAAAAGATTCCACTACCGCCGGAGCTTGACGTGCTGTGA
- the LOC120958384 gene encoding elongator complex protein 4 yields MSGFVKRKRALNINGTRLSVHTGQSIISLGNPSLDHVFGGGFPIGSIIGIGEDKHGNYARVLSKYFLAEGIVNKHPLVVATMDEDATQLINKLPTPLEESKTADNNSTMPEPETMRIAFRYNQLTPVDSEQKPATSLGHYFDLTKTMSPDMLLAHDVTCWNGGELETNAPEFGSFNNPHYASLLSCIRSKAGEQQFNAASDESSKNVLRICLNSMGSPLWYGKQFSEDFLRFMVLLKAIVRNTLSVCLITVPLHLFNHLDDVYLSKKVRNMFDFSFDLEAFAGQMEEQANPAFKEYHGLLNITKITPFNSLASYHPKTRDLAFKLKRSKFVIEKLHLPPDIADEDGASKSQVPTMSCASVGGKSKLDF; encoded by the exons atgTCTGGATTTGTGAAACGTAAACGCGCTTTAAATATTAATGGAACACGGCTTTCAGTGCATACGGGACAGTCTATAATTTCTTTGGGAAACCCTTCATTAGATCATGTTTTCGGTGGCGGATTTCCCATTGGTTCCATCATTGGAATAG GTGAAGATAAGCATGGAAATTATGCTAGAGTGTTGTCTAAATATTTTCTCGCCGAAggaattgtaaacaaacaccCACTTGTGGTGGCCACTATGGATGAAGATGCTACCCAATTG aTAAACAAATTACCAACACCGCTtgaggaaagcaaaacagcTGATAACAACTCCACCATGCCAGAGCCGGAAACTATGCGGATTGCCTTTCGGTACAATCAGCTAACTCCTGTAGATTCCGAACAGAAACCTGCAACTTCGCTTGGACACTACTTCGACCTTACCAAAACGATGAGTCCTGATATGTTATTAGCCCACGATGTAACCTGCTGGAACGGAGGCGAACTAGAAACAAATGCGCCAGAATTTGGTTCGTTTAACAACCCACATTACGCTTCCCTTTTATCCTGCATCCGTAGTAAAGCCGGCGAACAACAGTTTAATGCTGCTTCGGACGAAAGCTCCAAAAACGTGCTAcgaatttgtttaaattctaTGGGCTCACCATTGTGGTATGGCAAGCAGTTCTCGGAAGATTTTCTGCGGTTCATGGTGTTGTTAAAAGCTATCGTGCGCAACACGCTTTCAGTTTGCCTTATTACCGTACCACTACACCTATTCAACCATCTCGATGATGTATACCTATCCAAAAAGGTGAGAAATATGTTCGATTTTTCGTTTGACTTGGAAGCATTTGCTGGTCAAATGGAAGAGCAGGCAAATCCCGCTTTCAAAGAGTACCATGGCTTGTTGAATATTACCAAAATTACACCGTTTAATAGTTTGGCATCGTATCACCCGAAGACGCGTGATTTAGCGTTTAAGCTGAAACGCAGCAAATTCGTTATCGAAAAGTTACATCTTCCACCGGACATAGCGGATGAGGACGGTGCAAGCAAAAGCCAAGTGCCTACAATGAGTTGTGCTAGCGTAGGAGGAAAAAGCAAGCTGGATTTTTAG
- the LOC120958385 gene encoding CD151 antigen: MKLSKVFNHKFVLASCNLIFMLCGITLLSTGFYLFTDSPRILLSRLLISASDQQKTPLSELEQPLFHYVAFALTTAGLVAIIASLIGCWATCMNTYCVLSMYFLIILSLLVAEFGVCLMITAWPQCLGLNLNETAMVKALQANYGVPGNEQFTAAMDLAQTIFECCAINTSINYDTSLWKLQSLGKKELTVPLTCCKLVNRFEFTAYLDPVPLNATLCQALQTQDYEKSRHLDGCLHKIELWYREQYFLFLCAGLIVAVVEFCVLLSIILSCTKLPRKNHAAQMLRTNPLPHIPIPALPANRRVRDNIYEHELPTPIPVPTIRETYIQPKEYAKQRSDAAFNNNSHYYQISKSYLV, translated from the exons atgaaactaaGTAAAGTGTTTAATCACAAGTTTGTGCTGGCAAGCTGTAACCTAATATTCATG TTATGTGGCATCACGCTGCTTTCCACCGGGTTTTACCTTTTCACCGATTCACCGAGGATTCTGCTATCTCGCTTGCTAATATCAGCATCCGATCAGCAAAAGACGCCCTTATCCGAACTGGAGCAGCCGCTATTTCACTATGTGGCGTTTGCACTGACCACGGCAGGTCTCGTGGCCATTATTGCCTCCTTGATTGGTTGTTGGGCCACATGTATGAACACGTATTGTGTTTTAAGTATG TACTTTCTCATTATTCTCTCTTTACTGGTGGCTGAGTTTGGCGTATGTCTCATGATCACTGCGTGGCCTCAGTGCTTAGGATTAAACCTCAACGAAACCGCAATGGTTAAGGCACTCCAAGCCAACTATGGCGTGCCCGGTAATGAGCAATTTACAGCAGCAATGGACTTGGCGCAAACCATTTTCGAATGCTGTGCCATCAACACGAGTATCAACTACGATACATCACTGTGGAAGCTGCAAAGCTTGGGTAAAAAGGAACTAACGGTTCCGTTAACGTGCTGCAAGCTGGTGAATCGGTTCGAATTTACGGCGTACCTCGATCCGGTTCCACTCAATGCAACTCTTTGCCAGGCGCTACAAACTCAAGATTATGAAAAAAGTCGCCATTTGGAT GGCTGCCTGCATAAAATTGAGCTGTGGTATCGAGAGCAgtattttctgtttctttgcGCTGGACTAATTGTAGCGGTGGTCGagttttgcgttttgcttAGCATTATTTTAAGCTGTACCAAGCTGCCCCGGAAGAACCATGCGGCGCAAATGCTGCGAACAAATCCGTTGCCCCATATTCCAATACCGGCATTGCCGGCAAACCGTCGGGTCCGGGATAATATCTACGAGCATGAGCTGCCTACGCCCATTCCCGTACCAACCATCCGGGAAACGTACATACAACCAAAGGAATATGCCAAACAACGTTCCGATGCGGCTTTTAACAATAATTCTCACTATTATCAGATCTCAAAAAGCTACCTCGTGTAG
- the LOC120956136 gene encoding glutathione S-transferase yields the protein MPDYKVYYFNVKALGEPLRFLLSYGNLPFDDVRITREEWPALKPTMPMGQMPVLEVDGKKVHQSVAMSRYLANQVGLAGADDWENLMIDTVVDTVNDFRLKIAVVSYEPDDEIKEKKLVTLNNEVIPFYLEKLDDIARDNNGYLANSKLSWADIYFTAILDYLNYMTKSDLVANHPNLQRVVDNVTSIESIRSWIDKRPKTETMPMGQMPVLEVDGKRVHQSLAMCRYVAKQINLAGDNPLEALQIDAIVDTINDFRLKIAIVAYEPDDMVKEKKMVTLNNEVIPFYLTKLNVIAKENNGHLVLGKPTWADVYFAGILDYLNYLTKTNLLENFPNLQEVVQKVLDNENVKAYIAKRPITEV from the exons ATGCCGGATTACAAGGTTTACTATTTCAACGTAAAAGCTCTGGGCGAACCACTGCGGTTCCTGCTGTCTTACGGCAACCTTCCGTTCGATGATGTGAGGATCACCCGCGAAGAATGGCCAGCACTCAAGCCAA CAATGCCGATGGGTCAGATGCCGGTACTGGAGGTTGACGGCAAAAAAGTGCACCAGTCGGTCGCTATGTCTCGCTATCTGGCCAACCAGGTCGGTTTGGCCGGCGCTGATGATTGGGAGAACTTGATGATTGACACCGTGGTCGACACGGTGAACGATTTCCGTCTAA AGATTGccgttgtctcttacgagccGGACGATGAGATCAAGGAGAAGAAATTGGTTACTTTGAACAACGAGGTCATTCCATTCTATCTGGAGAAGCTGGACGACATTGCACGCGATAACAATGGATACCTGGCCAATTCTAAA CTGAGTTGGGCCGACATTTATTTCACCGCCATTTTGGACTATTTGAACTACATGACCAAGTCTGATCTGGTCGCAAACCATCCGAATCTGCAGAGAGTGGTTGACAACGTAACATCGATCGAATCCATTCGTAGCTGGATTGATAAACGACCAAAGACTGAAA CAATGCCCATGGGCCAGATGCCGGTGTTGGAGGTCGATGGTAAGCGTGTGCACCAATCTCTGGCAATGTGCCGGTATGTGGCCAAGCAGATCAATCTGGCCGGTGATAATCCGTTAGAGGCTCTGCAAATCGATGCCATTGTCGATACGATCAATGATTTTCGTCTGA AAATTGCGATTGTCGCCTACGAACCGGACGATATggtgaaggagaaaaaaatggtCACCCTGAACAACGAGGTGATTCCGTTTTATCTGACTAAGCTGAACGTGATCGCCAAGGAGAACAATGGCCACCTGGTGCTTGGCAAGCCGACCTGGGCTGATGTTTATTTTGCTGGTATCCTAGACTATCTAAACTACCTGACCAAGACAAATCTGCTCGAGAACTTCCCGAACTTGCAGGAGGTGGTCCAGAAGGTGCTAGATAATGAGAATGTCAAAGCTTACATCGCTAAGAGACCCATCACCGAAGTTTAG
- the LOC120955406 gene encoding enoyl-CoA hydratase domain-containing protein 3, mitochondrial, producing the protein MLARYGNFLKQLHCAGVSLRYLSTYTCKDGVGTILLDNEKTRNSLSLEMMNSIQRNIVENQHDTELRCIVLAAKGRVFSAGHNLKELTAERGSEHHKQVFHKCSELISAIQSAPVPVIAKVDGLAAAAGCQLVASCDMAVCSDSSTFSTPGASFGIFCSTPGIAVVRAVPRMRAAYMLFTGLPITAHEALQAGLVSKVVPQEQLNEEVSNICKAIASKSRAVITLGKTFFYKQISINVGAAYELGEQIMVDNLATVDGREGIKSFVEKRSPKWTHRE; encoded by the exons ATGTTAGCCCGCTACGGCAACTTTCTG AAACAGCTTCACTGTGCTGGTGTATCGCTAAGATATCTGTCTACGTACACCTGCAAAGATGGAGTGGGCACCATTCTGCTAGACAATGAGAAAACGCGCAATTCGCTTTCGTTGGAAATGATGAACAgtattcaaaggaatattgTTGAAAACCAGCACGATACGGAACTGCGGTGCATCGTGCTGGCAGCGAAAGGTCGTGTATTTTCAGCCGGGCATAACCTCAAGGAATTGACTGCCGAGCGTGGATCGGAACATCATAAGCAAGTGTTTCACAAATGTTCCGAGCTGATAAGCGCCATTCAGTCGGCGCCCGTTCCAGTCATTGCAAAAGTTGACGGATTAGCGGCGGCTGCTGGATGCCAGCTTGTTGCGTCCTGTGATATGGCTGTTTGCAGTGATAGTAGCACTTTTTCAACGCCTGG GGCCAGCTTTGGTATATTTTGCTCAACTCCGGGAATTGCTGTGGTGCGTGCCGTTCCGCGTATGAGAGCTGCTTACATGCTATTCACTGGGCTGCCAATCACGGCACATGAAGCTCTACAGGCTGGACTTGTAAGTAAAGTTGTTCCTCAAGAACAGTTAAACGAAGAGGTAAGCAACATTTGTAAGGCCATTGCATCGAAAAGCCGTGCTGTGATTACACTAGGAAAAACGTtcttttacaaacaaatatcgaTAAACGTTGGTGCAGCTTACGAACTCGGTGAGCAAATTATGGTTGATAATCTAGCAACGGTTGATGGCCGTGAGGGAATTAAGAGTTTTGTAGAAAAGCGTAGTCCTAAATGGACGCACAGGGAATAA